One segment of Arthrobacter sp. MMS18-M83 DNA contains the following:
- the groL gene encoding chaperonin GroEL (60 kDa chaperone family; promotes refolding of misfolded polypeptides especially under stressful conditions; forms two stacked rings of heptamers to form a barrel-shaped 14mer; ends can be capped by GroES; misfolded proteins enter the barrel where they are refolded when GroES binds), with amino-acid sequence MAKQLAFNDAARRSLEAGIDKLANTVKVTLGPRGRNVVLDKKWGAPTITNDGVTIAREVELDDPYENLGAQLAKEVATKTNDVAGDGTTTATVLAQALVKEGLRNVAAGAAPGEIKRGIEVSVQAVAARLLENAREVEGTQVASVAAISAQSDEVGELLAEAFGKVGKDGVITIEESSTTQTELVLTEGMQFDKGYLSPYFVTDAERQEAVLEDALILINQGKISSLQEFLPLLEKALQAAKPLFIIAEDIDGEALSTLIVNRIRGTLNVVAVKAPGFGDRRKAMLQDIATLTGAQVVSPELGLSLDQVGLEVLGSARRITVTKDNTTIVDGAGTAEDVAARVAQIRAELTRTDSDWDREKLQERLAKLAGGIGVIKVGAATEVELKEKKHRIEDAVSSTRAALEEGIVSGGGSALIHALKALDEDAAVKALEGDAAAAVGIVRRALTQPLRWIAQNAGFDGYVVVAKVAELEDNHGFNAKSGVYEDLIAAGVIDPVKVTRSALQNAASIAALVLTTETLVVEKPAEEDEHAGHSH; translated from the coding sequence ATGGCAAAGCAGCTAGCGTTCAACGACGCTGCCCGCCGCTCGCTCGAAGCAGGCATTGACAAGCTCGCCAACACCGTCAAGGTGACCCTTGGCCCGCGCGGCCGCAACGTCGTTCTGGACAAGAAGTGGGGCGCACCCACCATCACCAACGACGGCGTGACCATCGCCCGTGAAGTCGAGCTGGACGACCCGTACGAGAACCTTGGCGCACAGCTGGCCAAGGAAGTCGCCACCAAGACCAACGACGTCGCAGGCGACGGTACCACCACGGCCACCGTGCTGGCACAGGCACTCGTCAAGGAAGGCCTGCGCAACGTTGCCGCAGGCGCCGCCCCCGGTGAAATCAAGCGCGGCATCGAGGTCTCAGTCCAGGCCGTTGCTGCCCGCCTCCTGGAGAACGCCCGCGAAGTAGAAGGCACCCAGGTTGCCAGCGTTGCGGCGATCTCCGCCCAGAGCGACGAGGTTGGCGAACTGCTTGCCGAGGCTTTCGGCAAGGTCGGCAAGGATGGCGTCATCACCATCGAAGAGTCCTCCACCACCCAGACCGAACTGGTCCTCACCGAGGGCATGCAGTTCGACAAGGGTTACCTGTCCCCGTACTTCGTCACTGACGCGGAACGCCAGGAAGCTGTCCTCGAAGACGCGCTCATCCTGATCAACCAGGGCAAGATCTCCTCGCTGCAGGAATTCCTGCCGCTCCTTGAGAAGGCCCTGCAGGCAGCAAAGCCGCTCTTCATCATTGCCGAGGACATCGACGGCGAGGCACTGTCCACGCTGATCGTGAACCGCATCCGTGGCACCCTGAACGTCGTTGCAGTCAAGGCCCCGGGCTTCGGTGATCGCCGCAAGGCCATGCTCCAGGACATCGCCACGCTGACGGGCGCACAGGTTGTCTCCCCGGAGCTCGGCCTGTCCCTGGACCAGGTTGGCCTCGAGGTCCTCGGCTCTGCACGCCGCATCACCGTCACCAAGGACAACACCACGATCGTTGACGGCGCCGGTACGGCTGAGGACGTCGCAGCGCGCGTCGCCCAGATCCGTGCCGAGCTGACCCGCACCGACTCCGACTGGGACCGGGAAAAGCTGCAGGAACGGCTTGCCAAGCTCGCCGGTGGCATCGGCGTCATCAAGGTCGGTGCAGCCACGGAGGTTGAGCTCAAGGAAAAGAAGCACCGTATCGAGGACGCAGTGTCCTCCACGCGTGCTGCCCTTGAAGAAGGCATCGTGTCCGGCGGCGGCTCTGCCCTCATCCACGCCCTCAAGGCGCTGGACGAGGACGCTGCCGTCAAGGCCCTCGAAGGTGACGCGGCTGCCGCCGTCGGCATCGTCCGCCGCGCGCTGACCCAGCCGCTTCGCTGGATCGCGCAGAACGCCGGCTTTGACGGCTACGTCGTCGTCGCCAAGGTTGCCGAGCTGGAAGACAACCACGGCTTCAACGCCAAGTCCGGCGTGTACGAGGACCTGATCGCCGCTGGCGTGATCGACCCCGTCAAGGTCACCCGCTCCGCACTCCAGAACGCCGCCTCCATCGCAGCCCTGGTTCTCACCACCGAGACCCTGGTTGTCGAGAAGCCGGCCGAGGAAGACGAGCACGCAGGCCACAGCCACTAA
- a CDS encoding GuaB3 family IMP dehydrogenase-related protein, giving the protein MTYEIEIGRGKRGRRAYSLDDIAIVPNRRTRDPKDVSVSWQIDAYKFEMPVIAAPMDSAMSPETAIALGRLGGLGVLDLEGLWTRYEDPQSVLDEISALEDETASPAVTRRMQELYKAPIQPELITSRLAEIRASGVTVAGSLTPQRTQEHYKTVVAAGVDIFVIRGTTVSAEHVSKNHEPLNLKQFIYELDVPVIVGGAAGYTPALHLMRTGAAGVLVGFGGGATTTTRRALGIHSPMASAISDVAAARRDYMDESGGRYVHVIADGGMGSSGDIVKAIAMGADAVMLGSALARAEEAPGKGWHWGQEAHHLELPRGDRVNVGTVGPLEEVLFGPGHHTNGTSNLIGALRRSMATTGYSDLKEFQRVDVVVSPYSGQ; this is encoded by the coding sequence GTGACTTATGAGATTGAGATTGGCCGTGGCAAGCGTGGGCGTCGTGCCTACTCCCTGGATGACATCGCGATCGTCCCCAACCGCCGGACGCGTGACCCCAAGGACGTCTCCGTCTCATGGCAGATTGATGCCTACAAGTTTGAGATGCCGGTGATCGCCGCGCCGATGGACTCCGCCATGTCGCCTGAAACTGCCATTGCCCTTGGCCGGCTTGGCGGTCTGGGCGTACTGGACCTTGAAGGCCTGTGGACCCGCTACGAGGACCCGCAATCCGTGTTGGACGAGATCTCCGCCCTTGAGGATGAAACTGCCAGCCCTGCCGTCACGCGGCGCATGCAGGAGCTCTACAAGGCCCCCATCCAGCCCGAACTGATCACCAGCAGGCTCGCGGAAATCCGTGCTTCCGGAGTGACCGTGGCCGGCTCGCTCACGCCGCAGCGCACCCAGGAGCACTACAAGACGGTCGTTGCTGCCGGTGTTGACATTTTCGTCATCCGGGGGACCACTGTCTCGGCTGAGCACGTCTCCAAGAACCACGAACCGTTGAACCTCAAGCAGTTCATCTACGAACTCGACGTTCCGGTGATCGTCGGCGGGGCCGCCGGATACACCCCGGCCCTGCACCTCATGCGTACCGGCGCGGCCGGCGTTTTGGTGGGCTTCGGAGGAGGCGCAACCACCACCACGCGCCGTGCACTCGGCATCCATTCGCCCATGGCCTCGGCCATTTCCGACGTCGCCGCTGCCCGCCGCGACTACATGGACGAGTCCGGTGGACGGTACGTGCATGTGATCGCCGACGGCGGCATGGGTTCTTCGGGTGACATCGTCAAAGCCATCGCGATGGGCGCCGACGCAGTCATGCTCGGCAGCGCCTTGGCCCGTGCCGAAGAAGCGCCGGGCAAGGGCTGGCACTGGGGCCAGGAAGCCCACCACCTCGAACTGCCCCGCGGTGACAGGGTCAACGTCGGCACGGTTGGACCGCTTGAGGAAGTGCTCTTCGGGCCGGGCCACCACACCAACGGCACGTCCAACCTGATCGGCGCGCTACGCCGCTCGATGGCCACAACAGGCTATTCGGACCTGAAGGAATTCCAGCGGGTCGACGTCGTCGTCTCGCCTTACTCGGGTCAGTAA
- the groES gene encoding co-chaperone GroES has product MSVSIKPLEDRIVVRPLEAEQTTASGLVIPDTAQEKPQEGEVVAVGPGRFDDNGNRVPVDVTVGDVVLYSKYGGTEVKTGGNEYLVLSARDVLAIVVK; this is encoded by the coding sequence GTGTCGGTCTCCATTAAGCCTCTCGAGGATCGCATTGTTGTCCGCCCGCTCGAAGCAGAGCAGACCACGGCTTCCGGCCTGGTTATCCCGGACACTGCACAGGAAAAGCCGCAGGAAGGCGAAGTTGTTGCAGTTGGCCCCGGCCGCTTCGATGACAACGGCAACCGCGTCCCCGTCGATGTAACCGTTGGTGACGTCGTCCTCTACTCCAAGTACGGCGGAACTGAAGTCAAGACCGGCGGCAACGAATACCTCGTTCTGTCCGCCCGCGACGTTCTGGCGATCGTCGTTAAGTAA
- a CDS encoding class I SAM-dependent methyltransferase — protein MADTPQDQIAPLLTTEGWELLASLGPYRDSEAFALNARLRKDGHSPALVAAVLTQSRLRTRAEAKFGEFARQMLFTQAGLEQATRLNVAARHAERFAKAGTRHVADLGCGLGADSMAMASMDIKVTAVELDETTAACATINLMSFPHATVVHSDATSVPLDDVDGVWLDPARRTTSSSGTKRIWDPEAFSPPFSFVESLAATGKSVGVKMGPGIPHESVPAGCEAQWVSVGGDVTEVTLWFNDVARPGIRRAALVLGSQGAAEITSGEDFDGGPVPDVGPVEGYLYEPDGAVIRAGLVADVALRLGGHLVDQHIAYICAPELVETPFARAYKVMELMPLNVKALKAWVKANGVGVLDIKKRGTSVTPEELRKQLLPAGKVPAKARGNKTATLVLTRIGEEKVAVVVEPVAS, from the coding sequence ATGGCTGACACACCCCAAGACCAGATTGCCCCGCTGCTGACAACTGAGGGTTGGGAACTGCTGGCGTCCTTGGGACCATATCGCGATAGCGAAGCATTCGCCCTGAATGCGCGGCTGCGCAAAGACGGCCACTCCCCAGCACTCGTGGCCGCGGTACTCACCCAGTCCAGGCTCCGCACCCGGGCCGAGGCCAAGTTCGGCGAATTCGCCCGGCAGATGCTCTTCACCCAGGCCGGCCTGGAACAGGCCACCCGGCTCAATGTGGCGGCCAGGCACGCCGAACGCTTCGCCAAGGCAGGCACGCGGCATGTGGCGGACCTGGGCTGCGGACTTGGAGCCGATTCCATGGCCATGGCCTCGATGGACATCAAGGTCACTGCCGTGGAACTCGACGAGACTACCGCCGCCTGCGCCACCATCAACCTCATGTCTTTCCCGCACGCAACGGTGGTGCACTCCGACGCCACGTCGGTTCCCCTCGACGACGTCGACGGCGTGTGGCTCGATCCGGCCCGCCGCACGACGTCGTCGTCGGGCACCAAACGGATCTGGGATCCGGAGGCGTTCTCGCCGCCATTTTCCTTCGTTGAATCGCTGGCTGCTACCGGCAAGTCCGTCGGCGTCAAGATGGGCCCGGGGATACCGCATGAATCGGTTCCGGCTGGCTGCGAGGCGCAGTGGGTTTCGGTCGGAGGGGACGTCACCGAGGTGACGCTGTGGTTCAACGACGTCGCGCGACCCGGCATCCGCCGGGCGGCCCTGGTCCTCGGGTCGCAAGGCGCGGCCGAGATCACCAGCGGCGAGGATTTTGACGGCGGCCCGGTGCCCGACGTCGGACCGGTGGAGGGATACTTGTACGAACCGGACGGCGCCGTGATCCGGGCGGGCCTGGTAGCCGACGTCGCGCTGCGGCTCGGCGGCCACTTGGTGGACCAGCACATTGCCTACATTTGCGCTCCGGAACTGGTGGAGACCCCGTTCGCCCGCGCCTACAAAGTCATGGAACTCATGCCGCTGAACGTCAAGGCCCTCAAAGCGTGGGTCAAGGCCAACGGTGTTGGTGTCCTGGACATCAAGAAGCGCGGCACCTCTGTCACCCCCGAGGAACTGCGGAAACAACTGCTGCCGGCCGGAAAAGTCCCGGCAAAGGCACGCGGCAACAAAACAGCCACCCTGGTCCTCACCAGGATCGGCGAGGAAAAGGTAGCTGTTGTGGTGGAGCCGGTAGCTTCCTGA
- the guaB gene encoding IMP dehydrogenase: MTQPEHDPFGFIGLTYDDVLLLPGHTNVIPSEADTSSRISKRISVQTPLLSAAMDTVTESRMAIAMARQGGLGVIHRNLSIEDQADHVDRVKRSESGMITNPLTIHPEATLQELDELCSRYRVSGLPVIDPDGRLLGIVTNRDTRFVPESDFPLRLVSDVMTKMPLITGHVGISREEASHKLATNKIEKLPLVDEQGRLKGLITTKDFTKAEQYPLATKDEEGRLRVGAAIGFFGDGWERAMTLIDAGVDALFVDTANGHSQGVLDLITRLKSDPVAAHVDIIGGQAATREGAQALIDAGADGIKVGVGPGSICTTRVVAGVGVPQITAIYESSKAAIPAGVPLIADGGLQYSGDIGKALVAGADTVMLGSLLAGCDESPGELIFVNGKQFKSYRGMGSLGAMQSRGKNTSYSKDRYFQADVSGDDKLIPEGIEGRVAYRGPLSSVAYQLVGGLRQTMFYTGAPTIAELKARGKFVRITAAGLKESHPHDIQMTVEAPNYGSR; this comes from the coding sequence ATGACCCAGCCCGAACACGACCCCTTTGGCTTTATTGGCCTGACTTATGACGACGTCCTGTTGCTGCCTGGGCACACCAACGTCATCCCGTCCGAGGCCGACACTTCCTCCCGGATATCCAAGCGCATCTCGGTTCAGACGCCCCTGCTGTCCGCCGCCATGGACACCGTGACTGAGTCACGCATGGCCATCGCTATGGCCCGCCAGGGTGGTCTTGGCGTGATCCACCGCAACCTGTCCATCGAAGACCAGGCCGATCACGTTGACCGAGTCAAGCGCTCCGAGTCCGGGATGATCACCAACCCCCTGACTATCCACCCGGAAGCGACCCTGCAGGAACTGGACGAGCTGTGCTCCCGTTACCGGGTTTCCGGCCTCCCGGTGATTGACCCGGATGGCCGCCTGCTGGGTATTGTCACCAACCGAGACACCCGCTTTGTGCCCGAGTCCGATTTCCCGCTGCGGCTTGTCAGCGACGTCATGACCAAGATGCCCCTCATCACGGGCCACGTTGGCATCAGCCGCGAAGAGGCCTCGCACAAGTTGGCCACTAACAAGATCGAGAAGTTGCCCCTCGTCGACGAGCAGGGGCGCCTCAAGGGCCTCATCACCACCAAGGACTTCACCAAGGCCGAGCAGTACCCGCTCGCAACGAAGGACGAGGAAGGCCGCCTCCGGGTCGGCGCCGCCATCGGGTTCTTCGGCGATGGTTGGGAACGGGCCATGACGCTGATTGACGCCGGCGTGGACGCATTGTTCGTGGATACCGCCAACGGCCACTCGCAGGGCGTCCTGGACTTGATCACCCGCCTGAAGTCCGATCCCGTTGCCGCACACGTGGACATCATCGGCGGTCAGGCTGCCACCCGCGAAGGCGCCCAGGCGCTGATCGACGCCGGTGCCGATGGCATCAAGGTGGGCGTTGGTCCGGGCTCCATCTGCACCACCCGCGTTGTTGCCGGTGTTGGCGTCCCCCAGATCACGGCCATCTATGAGTCCTCCAAGGCGGCCATCCCTGCCGGTGTGCCGCTCATCGCCGACGGCGGCCTGCAGTACTCGGGCGATATCGGCAAGGCCCTCGTGGCCGGCGCCGACACCGTCATGCTCGGCTCTTTGTTGGCTGGCTGTGACGAATCTCCGGGCGAGCTGATCTTCGTCAACGGCAAGCAGTTCAAGAGCTACCGCGGCATGGGTTCCCTCGGCGCCATGCAGTCCCGTGGCAAGAACACGTCCTACTCGAAGGACCGGTATTTCCAGGCGGACGTTTCCGGCGATGACAAGCTGATCCCCGAAGGCATCGAGGGCCGCGTCGCGTACCGCGGTCCACTCTCCTCGGTGGCATACCAGCTGGTGGGCGGCCTGCGCCAGACCATGTTCTACACGGGTGCGCCAACTATCGCCGAGCTCAAGGCGCGAGGCAAGTTTGTGCGCATCACCGCGGCCGGGCTGAAGGAGTCCCACCCGCACGACATCCAGATGACCGTCGAGGCTCCGAACTACGGTTCACGCTAG
- a CDS encoding glutamate--cysteine ligase, giving the protein MQIDFAPSKQSTLGVEWELALVNARTGELVSVANEVLRGVASRHPDLNEDDEHPHIKRELLLNTVELVTGVCNTVKEAKEDLARSLQAVREVTDPMGVELFCAGSHPFSPPQLQPVSDKERYAKLIDRTQWWGRQMVIYGVHVHVGLDRRDKALPILDGLVNYFPHFQALSASSPFWGGEDTGYASQRALMFQQLPTAGLPFQFPSWAEYESYVQDMFTTGVIDTLSEIRWDIRPVPNLGTIEMRICDGLATLEEVGAVAALTQCLVDEFSTILDNGGSIPTMPPWHVQENKWRAARYGMEAIIILDAEGNEQLVTDHLKETLLRLAPIAEKLGCSEELADVEKIITRGAGYQRQRRVAAQHDGDLHAVVQDLVQQMRSVPTA; this is encoded by the coding sequence GTGCAGATTGATTTCGCTCCATCCAAGCAGTCGACACTTGGGGTGGAATGGGAGCTGGCGCTCGTCAACGCACGCACCGGCGAATTGGTCTCGGTCGCGAATGAGGTCCTCCGCGGCGTGGCGTCCCGGCATCCGGACCTGAACGAAGACGACGAGCATCCGCACATCAAGCGGGAATTGCTCCTGAACACCGTGGAACTTGTGACAGGCGTGTGCAACACCGTCAAGGAAGCCAAGGAAGACCTAGCCCGGTCCCTGCAGGCCGTCAGGGAGGTTACGGACCCCATGGGTGTGGAGCTTTTCTGCGCCGGAAGCCATCCTTTCAGCCCGCCGCAGCTTCAGCCGGTCTCGGACAAAGAGCGCTATGCCAAACTGATCGACCGCACCCAATGGTGGGGGCGGCAAATGGTCATCTACGGAGTCCACGTCCACGTCGGCCTGGACCGGAGAGACAAGGCGCTCCCCATCCTCGACGGTCTGGTCAACTACTTCCCCCACTTCCAGGCATTGTCCGCCTCAAGCCCTTTCTGGGGCGGCGAAGACACTGGCTACGCGTCACAACGCGCCCTCATGTTCCAGCAGCTGCCCACGGCCGGATTGCCTTTCCAGTTCCCCAGCTGGGCTGAATACGAGTCCTATGTCCAGGACATGTTCACCACAGGAGTGATCGACACCCTGTCCGAAATTCGCTGGGATATCCGTCCCGTGCCGAATTTGGGCACCATCGAGATGCGCATTTGCGATGGCTTGGCCACTCTCGAGGAAGTCGGCGCTGTTGCCGCCCTGACCCAGTGCTTGGTGGACGAGTTCTCCACCATCCTGGACAACGGCGGCAGCATTCCCACCATGCCGCCATGGCATGTCCAGGAAAACAAGTGGCGCGCGGCCCGCTACGGCATGGAGGCGATCATCATCCTCGATGCCGAAGGCAATGAGCAGCTTGTCACCGATCACCTGAAGGAAACCCTCCTCCGGCTGGCGCCCATCGCGGAAAAGCTCGGCTGCTCGGAGGAATTGGCCGACGTCGAAAAGATCATCACCCGCGGTGCGGGCTACCAGCGCCAACGCCGCGTCGCTGCCCAGCACGACGGTGATCTTCATGCCGTCGTCCAGGACCTCGTACAGCAAATGCGGTCCGTGCCGACCGCCTAG
- a CDS encoding acyltransferase family protein has product MVVTYHIWFDRVSGGVDVFLLISAFLMTLQFTRRYSDGRQTALIRHWLHHFRRLLPAAVTVIVGTLAATYVFMPATRWLDAIQQGWASLFYVENFLLQSQAVNYYAADHSLASPLQHFWSLSIQGQVFIVWPIILVGASWVARRYRLAYVPLLRYIFGLVFLVSLVYSVVFTATDQSAAYFSTGARLWEFALGTLLALFLPMVKIPRSARIVLGWIGILAMLSCGFILDVEAAFPGWAALWPTLAAACLLAAGQTDSRFGVDRILSSKPLVRMGNNSYALYLWHWPMLVIYLAWSGKTHAGWLSGTVIIIGALLLAVLTTKFVEKPWREWTWPEVNRRRSVISLVAVATVAILPLTGWPLQIEQTNRALEASAGTRNPGAAAVGGDLVYTPDPSVPLVPSMTSVDADWPVFPTPCKGTTDAQDFVNRCTNGITNGTKNVVVIGSSHAHVLNTPLLTMAAKNNWSLTSITKGYCPLGEDTAADITQSCVDFNKATLAEVLKMKPDVVVTTSTRTNAQSNIPERLDPSWVTEVKTLNDAGIQVVALRDTPRTAQPVPACLEKNPGAYIACGSQRAEIYSEDSPTAAVAAELPDTKILDLSKYFCPDANCPAVIGNVMVYKDDNHVTATYMKTLTPYFEKAFMAATGWPSLDG; this is encoded by the coding sequence ATGGTTGTCACCTATCACATTTGGTTCGATCGGGTCTCCGGCGGCGTCGATGTGTTCCTCCTTATCTCTGCATTCCTCATGACGCTGCAGTTCACCAGGCGGTACTCGGATGGGCGCCAAACGGCGCTGATCAGGCACTGGCTGCACCATTTCCGCAGGCTCTTGCCCGCAGCAGTGACGGTCATCGTTGGAACGCTGGCCGCAACCTACGTCTTCATGCCGGCCACGCGCTGGTTGGACGCCATCCAGCAGGGTTGGGCTTCACTCTTCTACGTCGAAAACTTCCTCCTGCAGTCCCAGGCAGTCAACTACTATGCGGCGGACCACAGCCTGGCCAGCCCGCTCCAGCATTTCTGGTCGCTGTCCATCCAAGGACAGGTCTTCATCGTCTGGCCGATCATCCTGGTGGGAGCAAGCTGGGTGGCGAGGCGGTACCGGCTCGCCTACGTTCCCCTTCTTCGCTACATCTTCGGCTTGGTCTTCCTTGTTTCGCTGGTGTATTCGGTGGTTTTCACCGCAACGGACCAATCGGCAGCGTATTTTTCGACGGGGGCCAGGCTGTGGGAGTTTGCCCTCGGAACACTTCTGGCCCTCTTCCTTCCCATGGTGAAAATCCCGAGGTCAGCGAGGATCGTCCTTGGGTGGATCGGCATCCTGGCGATGCTCAGTTGCGGGTTCATTCTCGATGTCGAGGCGGCGTTCCCTGGGTGGGCCGCATTGTGGCCCACCCTGGCCGCGGCATGCTTGCTCGCGGCGGGACAGACGGACAGCCGGTTCGGAGTCGACCGAATTCTCAGTTCCAAGCCGCTGGTCCGCATGGGCAACAATTCATACGCCCTCTACCTCTGGCACTGGCCCATGTTGGTCATCTATTTGGCATGGTCTGGAAAGACGCACGCCGGTTGGTTGTCCGGCACTGTGATCATCATTGGCGCTCTCCTCTTGGCGGTTTTGACCACGAAGTTCGTCGAGAAGCCGTGGCGGGAGTGGACGTGGCCCGAGGTCAATCGACGCAGGAGCGTGATTTCGCTGGTTGCCGTAGCGACCGTGGCCATCTTGCCGCTCACGGGTTGGCCCCTGCAGATCGAGCAGACAAACCGGGCGCTGGAAGCAAGCGCGGGAACCCGCAACCCTGGCGCAGCAGCTGTTGGCGGGGATCTCGTGTACACCCCCGATCCGAGCGTGCCCTTGGTTCCAAGCATGACCTCTGTTGATGCTGACTGGCCGGTTTTCCCGACCCCCTGCAAGGGGACTACCGACGCGCAGGACTTCGTTAATCGCTGCACCAACGGGATCACGAACGGGACGAAAAACGTCGTCGTCATAGGCAGCTCGCACGCCCACGTGCTGAACACGCCGCTGCTGACCATGGCCGCAAAGAACAACTGGAGCCTTACGTCCATCACCAAGGGATATTGCCCACTTGGCGAGGACACCGCGGCAGACATCACGCAGAGCTGCGTTGACTTCAACAAGGCCACGCTCGCAGAGGTCCTGAAGATGAAGCCGGATGTTGTGGTGACAACCAGCACGCGTACCAATGCGCAGAGCAACATCCCCGAACGGCTCGATCCTTCATGGGTCACGGAGGTGAAGACGCTCAACGACGCGGGAATCCAAGTGGTTGCCCTCCGAGACACTCCACGCACAGCGCAACCCGTTCCGGCCTGCCTTGAGAAGAACCCCGGAGCATATATAGCCTGTGGTTCCCAGCGTGCCGAAATCTACTCTGAGGATTCCCCCACGGCGGCGGTGGCCGCGGAACTCCCCGACACGAAAATCTTGGATCTCTCCAAATATTTCTGCCCCGATGCAAACTGTCCGGCCGTGATCGGGAACGTCATGGTCTATAAGGACGACAACCATGTGACCGCCACCTACATGAAGACGTTGACTCCGTACTTCGAGAAGGCGTTCATGGCTGCCACGGGGTGGCCTTCATTGGACGGATAG
- a CDS encoding shikimate 5-dehydrogenase, giving the protein MPILNKDMTLCISLSARPSNNGTRFHNFLYEALGLNWIYKAFAPTDLANAIAGVRGLGIRGCAVSMPYKEDVIALVDRMDVSAAAIDSVNTIVNDAGVLTAYNTDYTAIAQLIERNAIDPASSVLLRGSGGMAKATAAAFRDAGFSRVTVVARNEKLGQSLAGLYGFGWQAEVGESTADVLVNVTPIGMAGGPESGSLSFPEEAVAAAHVVFDVVALPAETPLIKAGRAAGKTLISGAEVATIQALEQFVLYTGITPTPEQVAAAEEFTRAQ; this is encoded by the coding sequence ATGCCGATCCTCAATAAAGACATGACGCTCTGTATCTCCCTCTCGGCCCGGCCGAGCAACAACGGAACGCGCTTCCACAATTTCCTGTACGAGGCGCTGGGCCTGAACTGGATCTACAAGGCCTTCGCCCCCACGGACTTGGCCAACGCGATCGCCGGCGTGCGCGGCTTGGGCATCCGCGGTTGCGCCGTTTCGATGCCCTACAAGGAAGACGTCATCGCGCTCGTGGATCGCATGGACGTATCGGCCGCCGCTATCGATTCGGTCAACACGATTGTCAACGACGCCGGTGTTCTGACGGCCTACAACACGGACTACACGGCGATCGCCCAGCTGATCGAGCGCAATGCGATCGACCCGGCGTCGTCCGTGCTGCTCCGCGGCTCCGGCGGCATGGCCAAGGCCACCGCAGCGGCCTTCCGCGACGCTGGATTCTCGCGAGTCACCGTCGTTGCCCGGAACGAAAAGCTCGGGCAGTCCCTTGCGGGGCTCTATGGCTTCGGCTGGCAGGCCGAAGTAGGGGAGTCGACGGCGGACGTGCTCGTCAACGTGACCCCTATCGGAATGGCCGGCGGACCTGAGTCCGGCTCCCTGTCCTTCCCCGAGGAGGCGGTGGCGGCCGCGCACGTGGTGTTCGACGTCGTCGCCCTCCCCGCGGAAACCCCGCTCATCAAGGCCGGCCGCGCGGCAGGCAAGACCCTGATCAGCGGCGCCGAGGTAGCCACCATCCAAGCGCTTGAACAGTTCGTGCTTTACACGGGAATCACCCCGACACCGGAGCAAGTGGCCGCGGCGGAAGAGTTCACGCGCGCCCAGTAG